ATCCGGACGTGGCGGCTGCTTCAGTAGTATGGGGATCATGGCGCCAAGGGCGTTGAACGACGTGGCACCGTACCGCCGCACCTCGTCCCAAAACCGGCTGGCACTGAAGCGGCGTCCCAGCGCGACGGCATAACCGCTGTGCAGGCCCTGCATGGTCGTCAGAAAGAGCGCGTTGGCGTGGAAGAGAGGCAGGCAGGTGTAGAGGATGTCACCGGCACGGTAGCCGAGCTGGGCAAAAATCGAGAGGCCGGCGAAGCTGAAGCCGCCGTGCTTTACCACCACCGCCTTGGGCAAGCCCGTGGTGCCGGAGGTGTAGAGGAGGACGGCGGTGCTGTTGGGCGTCGCTCTTGCCGCGGGGCGCTCGGCAGAGGAGGCGGCGAGGTGGGCCATCGGCAAGGTGCCCGCGGGGAGCGTCGGCGATGGAGCATCGCCGGGGTCGACGATGACGTGCCGCACACGCGCCAGCCCCGCCTGCAGTGGGAGAAAGGCTTCGAGCAGGTCGGCTCCGATCACGAGCGCCTGTGTTTCGGAGTGATCGAGGACGTACGCGAGTCCCTCGCCACGCAGGGCGACGTTCACCGGCACGGCGTAGGCGCCGAGCTTTTGAGTCGCGAAGAACGTCGCTAGCCAGGAGTGTGAGTTGCCCATCATGATGGCGACTCCGCCCCCTGGGCCGACGCCCAGTGCGGCAAGGCCGTTGGCGATCCGGTTGGCTCGGCGGTCAAGTTCGGCGTAGCTGACGCGTTCGTCGCCGAAGAGCAGGAAGGTCTCCTCCCCCTTTTCGATCGCCCGCGTTTCCAGCAATTCGGCGAAGTTCATTCTGCGCTCCTGGCCCCGTGTTCGCTGCTACGCGGCGAAAATGTGTACGCCGGCGGCGCCTCCGAATCCCTGGCAGTGTGCCAGTGCAATCCGCGCGTTCGCTACCTGCCGCGCTCCGGACTCGCCGCGCAGCTGCTCGACCGCCTCCACCACCTGGGCAACACCGGTGGCGCCGAGCGGATGTCCCTTGGCGAGCAGTCCGCCGCTGGTGCTTACCTGGACCCGCGCGTGCTTCAGTCCGTGCTCGATGAAGCGGCCCCCTTCGCCACGCGGGCACAGTCCGAGATTTTCATAGTGGATGATCTCGGCGATCGAGAAGCAGTCGTGCACCTCGGCGCAGTCGAGCCGGTCGGGGCCGATGCCGGCTTGTTCGTACGCCGCGCGCATGGTGCGGCTGTTGATTTCCTGGATACCGGCGAGTCCGTCGCCGCCTCCCATTGGCGGATCCGACTGCAGGGCCGAAGCCACCACGCGGATCGGCCGGCGCGTCGTGCGCGCCACGTCGGCGCTGGTGACCACGGCGGCGGCGGCCCCCGACGTCGTGGGGCAGCACATCAACAGGCGCAGCGGTGGCGCCACTTCGCGCGAGGCGAGGACGTCATCAATGGTGACCGGGTCGTGAAACTGCGCTCGGGGGTTCTTGGCCCCGTAGGCGCGGTTCTTGACCGACACCATTGCCATCTGCTCCACCGTCGTCCCGTACCGGCGCGAGTGTTCCTGGAAGAGATTGGCGAAGAGCGCCGGCAACGCCGGCACGCCCTGGCGGGCCATGCCCTCGAGGCGCTCGTCGCCACGCGTCGGAATGGCCCCGCGGCCCATGACCTCGAAGCCGACGGCCAGCGCAACCTTGGCGATCCCGTAGCCCACTGCCATGGCGGCACTGCGCAGCGCACTGGTGCCACTGGCGCAGGCGTTTTCGACATTGAAGATGGGAATGCCGGTCATGCCGATACCGTACAGCACCTTCTGCCCCGCCGTGGTGCCCTGAAGAACATGGCCGCAGTACGCAATTTCAACCGCCGTGTAGTCGAGCCCCGCATCGGCCAGCGCGGCGGTCACCGCTTCCTGCCCGAGATCGGAAACGCGCTTGCCCTCATGACGGCCGAATGGCGTCATGCCGACGCCGGCAACGTAGACTTCGCGC
This genomic window from Candidatus Binatia bacterium contains:
- a CDS encoding AMP-binding protein codes for the protein MNFAELLETRAIEKGEETFLLFGDERVSYAELDRRANRIANGLAALGVGPGGGVAIMMGNSHSWLATFFATQKLGAYAVPVNVALRGEGLAYVLDHSETQALVIGADLLEAFLPLQAGLARVRHVIVDPGDAPSPTLPAGTLPMAHLAASSAERPAARATPNSTAVLLYTSGTTGLPKAVVVKHGGFSFAGLSIFAQLGYRAGDILYTCLPLFHANALFLTTMQGLHSGYAVALGRRFSASRFWDEVRRYGATSFNALGAMIPILLKQPPRPDDKDNPVRLVFSAATPAWAWEEFERRFDVTIWEGYGAVDGGGFMLFNFGNGPKGSMGLPPPGTEARVVREDGSEGDADEVGELVFKVDDPEARRVSYLKNEQASNAKIRDGWFYTGDLAWRDAQGFFYFADRKTDSIRRRGENISSFEVEKIINQHPAVLESAAFGVPSELSEDDVMVAVVCRPGARVGPEELVAFCTERMARFMVPRYIEFRDVIPKTETHRVQKTLLKRTGVTANTWDREKSQKH
- a CDS encoding thiolase family protein → MTDPFPREVYVAGVGMTPFGRHEGKRVSDLGQEAVTAALADAGLDYTAVEIAYCGHVLQGTTAGQKVLYGIGMTGIPIFNVENACASGTSALRSAAMAVGYGIAKVALAVGFEVMGRGAIPTRGDERLEGMARQGVPALPALFANLFQEHSRRYGTTVEQMAMVSVKNRAYGAKNPRAQFHDPVTIDDVLASREVAPPLRLLMCCPTTSGAAAAVVTSADVARTTRRPIRVVASALQSDPPMGGGDGLAGIQEINSRTMRAAYEQAGIGPDRLDCAEVHDCFSIAEIIHYENLGLCPRGEGGRFIEHGLKHARVQVSTSGGLLAKGHPLGATGVAQVVEAVEQLRGESGARQVANARIALAHCQGFGGAAGVHIFAA